The Streptomyces aurantiacus genome includes a region encoding these proteins:
- a CDS encoding sugar phosphate isomerase/epimerase family protein, whose product MTSLPPQSPPPSSLSRIRIGSAPDSWGVWFPDDPQQVPWQRFLDEVAESGYEWIELGPYGYLPSEPAVLADETARRNLRVSAGTVFTGLHHGPDVWDATWAHVSDIAALTQAMGAEHLVVIPSFWRDDKTGQVLEPDTLTAEQWRHLTGQTERLGREVRERYGLKIVIHPHADTHIDSEENVTRFLDGTDSSLVSLCLDTGHYAYCGGDSVKLIETYGERIGYLHLKQVDPEILADVRANAVPFGPAVARGVMCEPPSGVPALEPVLAAAQKLDVELFAIVEQDMYPCPPDKPLPIAQRTRAFLRSCGA is encoded by the coding sequence ATGACGTCGTTGCCTCCTCAGTCACCGCCACCGTCCTCCCTGTCGCGCATCCGGATCGGTTCGGCGCCCGACTCCTGGGGCGTGTGGTTCCCCGACGACCCGCAGCAGGTCCCGTGGCAGCGCTTCCTCGACGAGGTCGCCGAGTCCGGGTACGAGTGGATCGAGCTGGGCCCCTACGGCTACCTGCCGAGCGAGCCGGCCGTCCTCGCGGACGAGACCGCCCGCCGGAACCTGCGGGTCTCGGCCGGCACGGTCTTCACCGGCCTGCACCACGGCCCGGACGTGTGGGACGCCACCTGGGCCCACGTCTCGGACATCGCCGCGCTCACCCAGGCGATGGGCGCCGAGCACCTCGTCGTGATCCCGTCGTTCTGGCGTGACGACAAGACGGGCCAGGTGCTGGAGCCCGACACGCTCACCGCCGAGCAGTGGCGCCACCTCACCGGCCAGACCGAGCGGCTCGGACGCGAGGTGCGCGAGCGCTACGGGCTGAAGATCGTCATTCACCCGCACGCCGACACGCACATCGACAGCGAGGAGAACGTGACGCGTTTCCTCGACGGCACCGACTCGTCCCTGGTCTCCCTCTGCCTCGACACGGGCCACTACGCCTACTGCGGCGGCGACAGCGTCAAGCTCATCGAGACGTACGGGGAGCGCATCGGATACCTGCACCTCAAGCAGGTGGACCCCGAGATCCTCGCCGACGTCCGGGCCAACGCGGTCCCGTTCGGCCCGGCCGTGGCGCGCGGCGTGATGTGCGAACCGCCGTCCGGCGTACCGGCGCTGGAGCCCGTGCTGGCCGCCGCGCAGAAGCTGGACGTGGAGCTGTTCGCCATCGTCGAGCAGGACATGTACCCGTGCCCGCCGGACAAGCCGCTGCCGATCGCACAGCGCACGCGGGCGTTCCTCAGGTCCTGCGGAGCGTAG
- the mmsA gene encoding CoA-acylating methylmalonate-semialdehyde dehydrogenase, giving the protein MTKIVNHWIGGKTVEGASGSYGPVTDPATGAVTTKVALASAEEVDAAVAAAKDAYATWGTSSLAKRSTILFKFRALLDAHRDEIAELITAEHGKVHSDALGEVARGLEIVDLACGITVQLKGELSTEVASRVDVASIRQPLGVVAGITPFNFPAMVPMWMFPLAVACGNTFVLKPSEKDPSAALRLAELLAEAGLPDGVLNVVNGDKVAVDRLLEHPDVKAVSFVGSTPIARHIHTTASAHGKRVQALGGAKNHMLVLPDADLDAAADAAVSAAYGSAGERCMAISAVVAVGAIGDELVEKIRERAEKIKIGPGNDPASEMGPLITAAHRDKVASYVTGAAAQGSEVVLDGTGHTVEGFEDGHWIGLSLLDRVPTDSDAYKDEIFGPVLCVLRVDTYDEGVALINASPFGNGTAIFTRDGGAARRFQLEIEAGMVGVNVPIPVPVGYHSFGGWKDSLFGDHHIYGNDGTHFYTRGKVVTTRWPDPADAPAGVDLGFPRNH; this is encoded by the coding sequence ATGACGAAGATCGTCAACCACTGGATCGGCGGCAAGACCGTCGAAGGCGCGTCGGGTTCGTACGGGCCGGTCACCGACCCCGCGACCGGCGCCGTGACCACGAAGGTCGCCCTGGCGAGCGCCGAGGAGGTCGACGCCGCGGTCGCCGCGGCGAAGGACGCCTACGCGACCTGGGGCACCTCCTCGCTCGCCAAGCGGTCCACGATTCTCTTCAAGTTCCGCGCGCTGCTCGACGCCCACCGCGACGAGATCGCCGAGCTGATCACCGCCGAGCACGGCAAGGTCCACTCGGACGCGCTCGGCGAGGTCGCGCGCGGCCTGGAGATCGTCGACCTGGCGTGCGGGATCACCGTGCAGCTGAAGGGCGAGCTGTCGACCGAGGTGGCCTCCCGGGTCGACGTGGCCTCGATCCGCCAGCCCCTCGGTGTCGTCGCCGGCATCACGCCGTTCAACTTCCCGGCCATGGTGCCGATGTGGATGTTCCCGCTGGCCGTCGCGTGCGGCAACACCTTCGTCCTCAAGCCGAGCGAGAAGGACCCGTCGGCCGCCCTCAGGCTCGCCGAGCTGCTCGCGGAGGCGGGCCTGCCGGACGGCGTCCTCAACGTCGTCAACGGCGACAAGGTGGCCGTCGACCGCCTCCTGGAGCACCCGGACGTCAAGGCGGTGTCCTTCGTCGGCTCGACCCCGATCGCCCGCCACATCCACACGACCGCCTCCGCCCACGGCAAGCGCGTGCAGGCCCTCGGCGGCGCCAAGAACCACATGCTGGTCCTCCCGGACGCCGACCTGGACGCGGCGGCGGACGCGGCCGTCTCCGCGGCCTACGGCTCGGCCGGCGAGCGCTGCATGGCCATCTCGGCCGTCGTCGCCGTCGGTGCGATCGGCGACGAGCTGGTCGAGAAGATCCGCGAGCGCGCCGAGAAGATCAAGATCGGTCCCGGCAACGACCCGGCGTCCGAGATGGGCCCGCTGATCACCGCGGCCCACCGCGACAAGGTCGCCTCGTACGTGACGGGCGCGGCCGCCCAGGGCTCCGAGGTCGTCCTCGACGGCACCGGTCACACGGTCGAGGGCTTCGAGGACGGCCACTGGATCGGGCTCTCGCTGCTCGACCGGGTACCGACGGACTCGGACGCGTACAAGGACGAGATCTTCGGCCCGGTGCTGTGCGTGCTGCGCGTCGACACCTACGACGAGGGGGTGGCCCTCATCAACGCCTCGCCCTTCGGCAACGGCACCGCGATCTTCACCCGGGACGGCGGCGCCGCCCGCCGCTTCCAGCTGGAGATCGAGGCGGGCATGGTCGGCGTGAACGTGCCGATCCCGGTCCCGGTGGGCTACCACTCCTTCGGTGGCTGGAAGGACTCCCTCTTCGGGGACCACCACATCTACGGCAACGACGGCACGCACTTCTACACCCGCGGCAAGGTCGTCACGACCCGCTGGCCGGACCCCGCCGACGCCCCGGCGGGCGTGGACCTCGGGTTCCCGCGCAACCACTGA
- a CDS encoding ABC transporter permease: MSTLVERAEVADGYRAGRTLPLRVELMRQLKRRRTLVMGAVLAALPFVLAVAFAIGGQPDGREGRVTLMDTATASGANFAATNLFVSAGFLLVIPVALFCGDTIASEASWSSLRYLLAAPVPRARLLWSKLVVALGLSLAAMVLLPVVALVVGSVAYGWGPLEIPTGGALSAGTAAQRLVVVIAFIFASQLVTAGLAFWLSTKTDAPLGAVGGAVGLTIVGNVLDAVTALGDWRHFLPAHWQFAWADAVQPRPEWGGMIQGTAVSLTYAVVLFALAFRGFARKDIVS, from the coding sequence GTGAGCACACTTGTCGAGCGTGCCGAAGTGGCGGACGGCTACCGGGCCGGGCGGACACTGCCGCTGCGGGTCGAGCTGATGCGCCAGTTGAAGCGGCGCCGGACGCTGGTCATGGGGGCGGTCCTCGCCGCCCTGCCCTTTGTCCTGGCCGTGGCGTTCGCCATCGGCGGCCAGCCGGACGGGCGCGAGGGCCGGGTCACCCTCATGGACACGGCCACGGCGTCGGGAGCCAACTTCGCCGCGACGAACCTCTTCGTCTCCGCGGGCTTCCTGCTGGTCATCCCCGTGGCGCTGTTCTGCGGCGACACCATCGCCTCGGAGGCGAGCTGGTCGTCCCTGCGCTACCTCCTCGCCGCCCCGGTGCCGAGGGCCCGTCTCCTGTGGTCGAAGCTCGTGGTCGCGCTCGGCCTCAGCCTCGCCGCGATGGTGCTGCTGCCGGTCGTCGCGCTGGTGGTGGGCTCGGTCGCGTACGGCTGGGGCCCGCTGGAGATCCCCACCGGCGGCGCCCTGTCCGCGGGCACCGCGGCGCAGCGTCTGGTGGTCGTGATCGCGTTCATCTTCGCGTCCCAACTGGTCACCGCGGGACTCGCGTTCTGGCTGTCGACGAAGACCGACGCACCGCTGGGCGCGGTGGGAGGCGCGGTCGGCCTGACCATCGTGGGGAACGTGCTGGACGCGGTCACCGCCCTCGGCGACTGGCGCCACTTCCTGCCCGCGCACTGGCAGTTCGCCTGGGCCGACGCCGTTCAGCCCCGCCCCGAGTGGGGCGGGATGATCCAGGGCACGGCGGTCTCCCTGACGTACGCGGTGGTGCTGTTCGCCCTGGCCTTCCGCGGTTTCGCCCGCAAGGACATCGTGTCCTAG
- a CDS encoding helix-turn-helix transcriptional regulator, with amino-acid sequence MTDRRLWSYKEIAAHIKVQPDTVRSYRKHGLLPPPDHVESGKPYWYADTVRAWVASRPGNRGRRDG; translated from the coding sequence ATGACCGACCGAAGGCTCTGGTCGTACAAGGAGATCGCGGCGCACATCAAGGTGCAGCCGGACACGGTGAGGTCCTACCGCAAACACGGGCTGCTGCCGCCGCCCGACCACGTCGAGAGCGGCAAGCCCTACTGGTACGCCGACACCGTCCGCGCCTGGGTCGCCTCCCGGCCCGGCAACAGAGGCCGTCGGGACGGCTGA
- a CDS encoding alpha/beta fold hydrolase, translating into MDLRMPALRQGPRRWIAAAAVVVVLAGAGTWTAAASDEAPAVHRTDRVLPTADGVRIDTSYFTAGSSGRRPAVLLTHGFGGSKKDVRAQAEDLARDGYAVLTWSSRSFGRSTGKIGLNDPKGEVADVSRLIDWLAERPEVELDKSGDPRVGVTGASYGGAVSLLAAGHDQRVDAVAPSITYWNLADALFPNGVFKKLWAGMFINSGGGCDTFEKQLCEMYERVAESGKPDAEAVKLLEERSPSAVGDRIKVPTLIMQGQTDSLFPLGQADAIAKAVRANGAPVDVDWIAGGHDGGDRETDRVQARVASWFDRYLKDDKNADTGPAFRVTRTGGIDSTDGAAQLRGASGDTYPGLSSGDRRVALSGREQEFSNPAGASPPGVSALPGLGGSGGLSQLSSLGVGVSLDFPGQFARFESKAVTGDLRITGSPTVTVNVKSTTGEAVLFAKVYDVGPGGRQQVLPSQLVTPVRIATGESGKDVRLTLPAIDHEVQEGHRLRLVLASTDLGYASPTAPAEYTVSLKSDLAVPTAPGVTTAAASLPAWVWWLPLSGALLALALLVTGRRRTTAAPPDPALAEVPLQITDLSKRYAKSADRYAVRDLSFRVEKGQVLGLLGPNGAGKTTTLRMLMGLIKPDAGEIRVFGHAIRPGAPVLSRVGAFVEGAGFLPHLSGRENLELYWQATGRPSEDAHLDEALEIAGLGDALSRAVRTYSQGMRQRLAIAQAMLGLPDLLILDEPTNGLDPPQIREMREVMIRYAEAGRTVIVSSHLLAEVEQTCTHLVVMDRGRLVQAGPVSEIVGSGDTLLVGLAADIADPLVEKVAALPGVESAVRTDDGLLIRLTARDAAPAGSDSPAATAAEGTRAEAGAGDGLDGSGSGGRAAVGVLTATAPVPVSGPVDEADSAAVTDGSAAAARLLVELVRLEVPVASLGPHRRLEDAFLTLIGGSA; encoded by the coding sequence ATGGATCTTCGAATGCCCGCACTACGACAGGGGCCGCGACGGTGGATCGCCGCCGCGGCCGTCGTCGTGGTGCTCGCCGGCGCCGGGACGTGGACCGCGGCCGCCTCCGACGAGGCACCCGCGGTGCACCGCACCGACCGGGTTCTCCCCACGGCCGACGGGGTGAGAATCGACACGTCGTACTTCACCGCCGGCTCTTCGGGGCGCCGGCCGGCCGTCCTGCTGACGCACGGCTTCGGCGGCAGCAAGAAGGACGTACGGGCCCAGGCGGAGGACCTCGCCCGCGACGGGTACGCGGTGCTGACCTGGTCGTCGCGCAGCTTCGGCAGGTCCACGGGCAAGATCGGGCTGAACGACCCGAAGGGCGAGGTCGCCGACGTCTCCCGCCTGATCGACTGGCTCGCCGAGCGCCCCGAGGTCGAGCTCGACAAGAGCGGAGACCCCCGGGTCGGCGTCACCGGTGCCTCGTACGGCGGCGCGGTCTCGCTGCTCGCGGCCGGTCACGACCAGCGGGTGGACGCCGTCGCCCCGTCGATCACGTACTGGAACCTCGCGGACGCGCTGTTCCCGAACGGCGTCTTCAAGAAGCTGTGGGCCGGGATGTTCATCAACTCCGGCGGTGGCTGCGACACGTTCGAGAAGCAGCTGTGCGAGATGTACGAGCGGGTCGCCGAGTCCGGTAAGCCGGATGCCGAGGCCGTGAAGCTGCTGGAGGAGCGCAGCCCCTCCGCCGTCGGCGACCGCATCAAGGTGCCCACGCTCATCATGCAGGGCCAGACCGACTCCCTCTTCCCGCTCGGCCAGGCCGACGCGATCGCCAAGGCCGTCAGGGCCAACGGCGCCCCGGTGGACGTCGACTGGATCGCCGGCGGGCACGACGGCGGCGACAGGGAGACGGACCGCGTACAGGCGCGCGTGGCCTCCTGGTTCGACCGCTACCTGAAGGACGACAAGAACGCCGACACGGGACCCGCGTTCCGGGTCACGCGCACCGGAGGCATCGACTCGACCGACGGCGCCGCCCAGTTGCGGGGCGCGAGCGGGGACACCTACCCCGGACTGTCGAGCGGCGACCGGCGGGTGGCGCTGAGCGGGCGTGAGCAGGAGTTCTCCAACCCCGCGGGCGCCAGCCCGCCCGGCGTCTCGGCCCTCCCCGGGCTCGGCGGTTCCGGCGGCCTCTCCCAGCTGTCCTCGCTCGGCGTCGGCGTGTCGCTCGACTTCCCCGGGCAGTTCGCGCGGTTCGAGTCGAAGGCCGTGACCGGGGACCTGCGGATCACCGGCTCGCCCACCGTCACGGTGAACGTGAAGTCGACGACCGGCGAAGCTGTGCTCTTCGCCAAGGTGTACGACGTCGGTCCCGGCGGCAGGCAGCAGGTCCTGCCGTCCCAGCTGGTCACCCCGGTCCGGATCGCGACCGGCGAGAGCGGCAAGGACGTCCGGCTCACCCTGCCCGCCATCGACCACGAGGTGCAGGAGGGCCACAGGCTGCGTCTGGTCCTCGCCTCGACCGACCTCGGCTACGCGTCTCCGACGGCACCGGCCGAGTACACGGTCTCCCTGAAGAGCGACCTCGCCGTGCCGACCGCGCCCGGTGTGACGACCGCGGCCGCGTCCCTGCCCGCCTGGGTGTGGTGGCTGCCGCTCTCCGGCGCGCTGCTCGCCCTGGCCCTGCTGGTGACGGGCCGCCGCCGGACCACCGCGGCCCCGCCCGACCCGGCGCTCGCCGAAGTCCCCCTCCAGATCACGGACCTGAGCAAGCGGTACGCGAAGTCGGCGGACCGGTACGCGGTACGGGACCTGTCGTTCCGGGTGGAGAAGGGCCAGGTGCTCGGCCTGCTCGGACCGAACGGCGCGGGCAAGACCACCACGCTGCGCATGCTCATGGGCCTCATCAAGCCCGACGCCGGCGAGATCCGCGTCTTCGGGCACGCGATCAGGCCGGGCGCACCCGTCCTGTCCCGGGTCGGCGCGTTCGTGGAGGGCGCGGGCTTCCTCCCGCACCTCTCCGGCCGCGAGAACCTGGAGCTGTACTGGCAGGCCACCGGGCGTCCGTCCGAGGACGCCCACCTGGACGAGGCGCTGGAGATCGCGGGCCTCGGTGACGCACTGTCCCGCGCGGTCCGCACGTACTCCCAGGGCATGCGGCAGCGCCTCGCCATTGCCCAGGCCATGCTCGGCCTCCCGGACCTGCTGATCCTCGACGAGCCGACGAACGGCCTCGACCCGCCACAGATCCGTGAGATGCGCGAGGTCATGATCCGTTACGCGGAGGCGGGCCGCACGGTCATCGTGTCCAGCCACCTCCTCGCCGAGGTCGAGCAGACCTGTACGCATCTGGTCGTCATGGACCGGGGCCGGCTGGTCCAGGCGGGCCCGGTCAGCGAGATCGTGGGCTCCGGCGACACCCTCCTCGTGGGCCTCGCGGCCGATATCGCGGACCCGCTGGTGGAGAAGGTGGCGGCACTGCCCGGCGTCGAGTCGGCGGTGCGGACGGACGACGGACTGCTGATACGGCTGACGGCGCGGGATGCCGCGCCGGCCGGCTCCGACAGCCCCGCCGCCACTGCCGCCGAGGGCACGCGCGCCGAGGCGGGTGCGGGCGACGGCTTGGACGGCTCCGGCTCCGGCGGACGGGCCGCCGTCGGTGTGCTCACGGCGACCGCGCCCGTGCCCGTGTCCGGCCCGGTGGACGAGGCGGACTCCGCAGCGGTCACCGACGGCTCCGCGGCAGCCGCCCGGCTGCTCGTCGAGCTGGTCCGGCTCGAAGTGCCGGTGGCCTCCCTCGGTCCCCACCGCCGCCTGGAGGACGCGTTCCTGACCCTGATCGGAGGCTCCGCGTGA
- the iolD gene encoding 3D-(3,5/4)-trihydroxycyclohexane-1,2-dione acylhydrolase (decyclizing), with product MTEPTSTTTRLTVAQALVRFLTAQYSERDGVRRRLVDATWGIFGHGNVAGIGQALLEYGTVSSGSGGTPPGGAPSGTSGMPYLQGRNEQSMVHAAVGYARQCNRLSVQAVTTSIGPGATNLVTGAALATVNRLPVLLLPGDVFATRPADPVLQQLEVPYAGDVSVNDCLRPVSRYFDRITRPEALIPAALQAMRVLTDPVETGAVTLALPQDVQTEAFDWPEEFFAERVWAVRRPVADPAELAAAVRAVREARRPLVVAGGGVHHSEAEDALRKFADLTRIPVASTQAGKGSLNWDHPADVGGIGHTGTATACELARTADLVIGVGTRYTDFTTASGTLFAAQGVRFLNINIASFDGHKLSGQPLVADARTALEALTEALAPRGHRAEPAYVTEYTDDKERWEYRVDATYEAEDLDIRPTQPQVLGLLDEIVTGDDILINAAGSLPGDLHKLWRTRSRDQYHVEYGYSCMGYEIPAAIGVRLAAPDRPVWALVGDGTYLMMPTEIVTAVQEGIAIKVVILQNHGYASIGGLSETVGGERFATAYRHRSEDGTYTGRPLPVDLAANAASLGMRVLRAKTVRDLRAALAEARAADTPTCVYVETETADRVSGAPPAQAWWDVPVAETATRSSAVKARELYERHVSTRRRHL from the coding sequence ATGACAGAGCCGACGTCAACGACGACAAGGCTGACGGTCGCGCAGGCACTGGTGAGGTTCCTCACCGCCCAGTACTCGGAACGCGACGGCGTCAGGCGCCGCCTGGTCGACGCCACCTGGGGCATTTTCGGGCACGGCAACGTCGCCGGGATCGGCCAGGCACTCCTCGAGTACGGCACGGTGTCCTCCGGCTCCGGGGGAACACCTCCCGGGGGAGCGCCTTCCGGGACCTCGGGCATGCCGTACCTCCAGGGCCGCAACGAGCAGTCCATGGTGCACGCGGCGGTCGGCTACGCACGCCAGTGCAACCGCCTCTCCGTCCAGGCCGTCACGACCTCCATCGGACCCGGCGCCACCAACCTGGTCACCGGAGCCGCCCTCGCCACCGTCAACCGCCTGCCGGTGCTCCTCCTGCCCGGCGACGTCTTCGCGACCCGCCCCGCCGACCCGGTCCTCCAGCAGCTCGAAGTCCCGTACGCGGGCGACGTGTCGGTCAACGACTGTCTGCGCCCGGTGTCGAGGTACTTCGACCGGATCACCCGCCCCGAGGCGCTGATCCCGGCCGCCCTCCAGGCGATGCGTGTGCTGACCGACCCGGTCGAGACGGGCGCCGTCACCCTCGCGCTGCCGCAGGACGTGCAGACGGAGGCCTTCGACTGGCCCGAGGAGTTCTTCGCCGAGCGCGTCTGGGCCGTACGCCGCCCGGTCGCCGACCCGGCGGAACTGGCCGCCGCCGTACGGGCCGTACGCGAGGCCCGGCGCCCCCTGGTCGTCGCGGGCGGCGGCGTCCACCACAGCGAGGCCGAGGACGCGCTCAGGAAGTTCGCCGACCTCACCCGCATCCCGGTCGCCTCGACGCAGGCCGGCAAGGGGTCGCTGAACTGGGACCACCCGGCGGACGTCGGCGGCATCGGGCACACCGGCACGGCGACCGCCTGCGAACTGGCCCGCACCGCCGACCTGGTGATCGGCGTCGGCACCCGCTACACCGACTTCACCACCGCTTCCGGCACCCTCTTCGCCGCCCAGGGCGTCCGCTTCCTGAACATCAACATCGCGTCCTTCGACGGCCACAAGCTCTCCGGGCAGCCGCTGGTCGCGGACGCCCGCACGGCCCTGGAGGCCCTCACGGAGGCACTCGCGCCGCGCGGCCACCGCGCCGAACCCGCGTACGTCACCGAGTACACCGACGACAAGGAACGCTGGGAGTACCGCGTCGACGCCACGTACGAGGCGGAGGACCTGGACATACGGCCCACCCAGCCCCAGGTCCTCGGCCTGCTCGACGAGATCGTCACCGGGGACGACATCCTCATCAACGCCGCCGGCTCCCTCCCCGGCGACCTGCACAAACTCTGGCGCACCCGGTCCCGGGACCAGTACCACGTCGAGTACGGCTACTCCTGCATGGGTTACGAGATCCCGGCCGCGATCGGCGTACGGCTCGCCGCGCCCGACCGTCCGGTGTGGGCGCTGGTCGGCGACGGCACGTACCTGATGATGCCGACGGAGATCGTCACCGCCGTGCAGGAGGGCATCGCGATCAAGGTCGTGATCCTGCAGAACCACGGGTACGCGTCCATCGGCGGCCTCTCCGAGACGGTCGGCGGCGAGCGGTTCGCCACCGCCTACCGCCACCGCTCCGAGGACGGCACGTACACGGGGCGGCCGCTGCCCGTCGACCTGGCCGCCAACGCCGCCAGCCTCGGCATGCGGGTGCTGCGCGCGAAGACCGTCCGCGACCTGCGGGCCGCCCTCGCCGAGGCACGGGCCGCCGACACTCCCACATGTGTCTACGTGGAGACCGAAACGGCAGACAGAGTGTCGGGCGCGCCCCCGGCCCAGGCCTGGTGGGATGTTCCTGTGGCCGAGACCGCGACCCGGTCGTCGGCGGTCAAGGCACGTGAGCTGTACGAACGGCACGTCTCCACCCGACGCCGCCATCTGTGA
- the iolC gene encoding 5-dehydro-2-deoxygluconokinase: protein MAESAVPGAYDLVAMGRIGVDLYPLQTGVPLPQVTSFGKFLGGSAANVAVAAARLGRRTALVTRTGDDPFGTYLHEALRDFGVDDRWVTPVPGLQTPVTFCEVFPPDDFPLYFYRRPKAPDLEIDAHELDLDAIRAARMFWVTGTGLSEEPSRTATLAALAHRAKSGATVLDLDWRPMFWSEPEAARPFYAEALRHTTIAVGNLDEVEVATGLREPHAAARALLDAGVELAVVKQGPKGVLAVHRDGDFAEVPPLPVTVLNGLGAGDAFGGSLCHGLLAGWDLERVMRHANAAGALVASRLECSSAMPTLAEVEQALVSAEAGALL, encoded by the coding sequence ATGGCCGAGTCAGCGGTGCCCGGTGCGTACGATCTCGTCGCCATGGGGCGCATCGGCGTGGACCTCTACCCGCTGCAGACCGGTGTCCCGCTCCCGCAGGTGACGTCCTTCGGGAAGTTCCTCGGCGGCTCGGCCGCCAACGTGGCGGTCGCGGCGGCGCGGCTCGGGCGGCGCACGGCTCTGGTGACACGGACCGGCGACGACCCCTTCGGGACGTACCTCCATGAGGCGCTGCGGGACTTCGGGGTCGACGACCGCTGGGTGACACCCGTCCCCGGGCTGCAGACGCCGGTCACCTTCTGCGAGGTGTTCCCGCCGGACGACTTCCCGCTGTACTTCTACCGGCGGCCGAAGGCCCCCGACCTGGAGATCGACGCGCACGAACTGGACCTGGACGCCATCCGCGCGGCCAGGATGTTCTGGGTCACCGGGACGGGCCTGAGCGAGGAGCCCAGCCGTACGGCGACGCTCGCGGCACTGGCCCACCGCGCCAAGTCCGGCGCGACGGTCCTCGACCTGGACTGGCGGCCCATGTTCTGGAGCGAACCGGAGGCCGCCCGGCCCTTCTACGCAGAGGCCCTGCGCCACACCACGATCGCCGTCGGCAACCTCGACGAGGTGGAGGTCGCCACGGGCCTGCGGGAGCCGCACGCGGCCGCCCGCGCCCTTCTTGACGCGGGCGTGGAGCTGGCCGTGGTCAAGCAGGGCCCCAAGGGCGTCCTGGCCGTGCACCGCGACGGCGACTTCGCGGAGGTCCCCCCGCTCCCGGTCACGGTCCTCAACGGCCTCGGCGCCGGTGACGCCTTCGGCGGGTCCCTCTGCCACGGCCTCCTCGCCGGCTGGGACCTGGAGCGCGTCATGCGCCACGCCAACGCCGCCGGCGCCCTCGTCGCCTCCCGCCTGGAGTGTTCCTCCGCCATGCCGACCCTCGCCGAGGTCGAACAGGCCCTGGTGTCGGCAGAGGCGGGTGCGCTGCTGTGA
- a CDS encoding Cgl0159 family (beta/alpha)8-fold protein, protein MDLSELVRVRARHPEAVEEAAARRPRRPLLGESGRLMIVAADHPARGSLSVGGRRIAMANRIDLLERLCLALSRPGVDGVLATADILDDLLLLGALDHKVVMGSMNRGGLAGAVWETDDRFTGHRPRDIQRLRFDAGKLLLRIDYDDPGSLTTLESTARAVDDMAERRLPVFVEPFLSRRDPATGTLRNDLGADAVTRSIAVASGLGGSSAYTWLKVPVTENPDDMARVMEASTLPAVLLGGDVGDDQDGAYEKWRGALQLPTVQGLVVGRSLLYPADGDVGAAVDTAVGLL, encoded by the coding sequence ATCGACCTCTCGGAACTCGTCCGCGTCCGGGCCCGGCACCCCGAGGCCGTCGAGGAGGCTGCCGCCCGGCGACCCCGGCGGCCACTGCTCGGCGAGTCCGGCCGGCTGATGATCGTCGCCGCCGACCACCCCGCCCGCGGGTCCCTCTCCGTCGGCGGCCGCCGGATAGCGATGGCCAACCGGATCGACCTGCTCGAACGCCTCTGCCTGGCGCTCTCCCGCCCGGGGGTCGACGGGGTCCTCGCGACCGCCGACATCCTCGACGACCTGCTGCTCCTCGGCGCGCTGGACCACAAGGTGGTCATGGGCTCCATGAACAGGGGCGGACTCGCGGGCGCGGTGTGGGAGACGGACGACCGGTTCACCGGGCACCGCCCGCGCGACATCCAGCGGCTGCGCTTCGACGCGGGCAAGCTGCTCCTGCGCATCGACTACGACGACCCGGGCTCGCTCACCACCCTGGAGTCGACGGCCCGTGCCGTGGACGACATGGCCGAGCGCCGCCTCCCCGTGTTCGTCGAGCCGTTCCTCAGCCGCCGCGACCCCGCCACCGGAACCCTCCGCAACGACCTGGGCGCCGACGCCGTCACCAGGTCGATCGCTGTGGCGAGCGGCCTGGGCGGCAGTTCGGCCTACACCTGGCTGAAGGTCCCCGTCACCGAGAACCCCGACGACATGGCCCGGGTCATGGAGGCCTCCACGCTCCCGGCCGTCCTGCTCGGCGGTGACGTCGGCGACGACCAGGACGGCGCGTACGAGAAATGGCGCGGCGCACTCCAACTGCCCACCGTGCAGGGCCTGGTGGTGGGACGCTCACTGCTCTACCCGGCCGACGGAGACGTCGGCGCGGCGGTCGACACCGCCGTCGGACTTCTGTGA